A single Anaerolineales bacterium DNA region contains:
- a CDS encoding NADH-quinone oxidoreductase subunit D (Catalyzes the transfer of electrons from NADH to quinone), translating into MPAPTLEVSFDELKHLVSSRAIEGDTLLLNMGPQHPSTHGVLRLLLELDGEIVVNCIPDIGFLHTGIEKNMEAKNFLQALVMTDRMDYLNNIGNNLVYCLAIEKLVGLDVPPRAQAVRVILTELQRIASHLVWLATSSLDLAAMSTFLYCFREREIILDIFEMCSGQRMMTSYIRPGGIWRDLPSGFEEAVRQFLK; encoded by the coding sequence ATGCCAGCGCCGACACTCGAAGTCTCCTTCGATGAACTCAAACACCTGGTTTCGAGCCGGGCCATCGAGGGCGATACCCTGCTGCTCAATATGGGACCGCAGCATCCCAGCACCCACGGCGTGCTGCGCCTGCTCCTGGAGCTCGACGGCGAGATCGTCGTCAACTGCATCCCGGACATCGGGTTCCTGCACACCGGCATTGAGAAGAACATGGAGGCCAAGAATTTCCTCCAGGCTTTGGTGATGACCGATCGCATGGACTACCTGAACAACATCGGCAACAACCTGGTGTACTGCCTGGCGATCGAGAAGCTGGTCGGCCTGGACGTCCCACCGCGCGCGCAGGCCGTTCGCGTCATTCTGACCGAACTCCAGCGGATCGCCTCTCATCTGGTCTGGCTGGCCACGTCCAGCCTTGACCTGGCAGCCATGTCCACCTTCCTGTACTGCTTCCGGGAACGAGAGATCATCCTCGACATCTTCGAGATGTGCTCGGGACAGCGGATGATGACCTCGTACATCCGACCGGGAGGCATCTGGCGCGACCTGCCGAGCGGCTTCGAAGAGGCGGTGCGGCAGTTCCTCAAG